The Zalophus californianus isolate mZalCal1 chromosome X, mZalCal1.pri.v2, whole genome shotgun sequence genome window below encodes:
- the DUSP21 gene encoding dual specificity protein phosphatase 21 — MTTPPCPLPAQALRQPRVHGLSQITSSLYISNGVAANSKLLLSSNHITTVINVSVEVVNTFFEDIQYIQVPVADAPSSRLYNFFDPIADHIHSVELEQGRTLLHCAAGVSRSATLCLAYLMKYHAMSLLDAHTWTKSCRPIIRPNNGFWEQLIHYEFKLFSKNTVHMINSPVGVIPDIYEKEVRLMMPM, encoded by the coding sequence ATGACAACACCTCCGTGTCCCCTCCCAGCTCAGGCGCTCCGGCAGCCCCGGGTCCACGGCCTCTCCCAGATAACCAGCAGCCTGTACATCAGCAATGGTGTGGCGGCCAACAGCAAACTCTTGCTGTCCAGCAACCACATCACCACGGTCATCAACGTGTCGGTGGAAGTGGTCAACACTTTCTTTGAGGATATCCAATACATACAGGTGCCGGTGGCTGATGCTCCAAGCTCGCGTCTCTACAACTTTTTTGACCCGATTGCTGACCACATCCACAGCGTGGAGCTGGAGCAGGGCCGCACGCTGCTGCACTGCGCCGCCGGGGTGAGCCGCTCCGCCACACTCTGCCTGGCCTACCTCATGAAGTACCATGCCATGTCGCTGCTAGACGCCCACACGTGGACCAAGTCGTGCCGCCCCATCATCCGGCCCAACAATGGCTTTTGGGAACAACTTATCCACTATGAGTTCAAGCTGTTCAGCAAGAACACCGTACACATGATCAACTCCCCGGTGGGCGTGATCCCTGACATCTACGAAAAAGAGGTCCGTTTGATGATGCCGATGTGA